The following proteins are encoded in a genomic region of Candidatus Campbellbacteria bacterium:
- the murB gene encoding UDP-N-acetylmuramate dehydrogenase produces the protein MTRNAHEFVCRENEPLAPYTTLRIGGNARYFASVASVEELRDATLFAREKNLPIFVLGGGSNVLIPDGMYEGVVVYMQMKGILYENIDTQTVLAVCAGGESWDTFVADTVARGLSGLENLSGIPGSVGASPVQNIGAYGVEVGAHIAYVEVFDTRTLVSKKLSCNECRFGYRDSIFKSEKGKSYTVTRVAYTLSKNFTPSMEYKDVSLFFSKKGTLPQNPSNIREAVLQIRAQKFPDMSIFGTAGSFFKNPIIAKGVYESLLQKYPEMPSFPVDSVRVKIPLAWVLDEVCNFKGFKEGRVFLFEQQPLVLVTEHGATADEVYTFAEHIGEIVFEKTGIQIEKEVVMMK, from the coding sequence ATGACCAGAAACGCACACGAGTTCGTGTGTAGAGAAAATGAGCCCCTTGCGCCGTATACCACACTGCGCATTGGTGGAAATGCACGCTATTTTGCTTCCGTGGCGTCCGTAGAAGAACTTCGAGATGCAACTCTTTTTGCACGTGAAAAAAATCTACCCATTTTTGTCTTAGGTGGTGGTTCCAATGTTCTTATTCCTGATGGAATGTATGAAGGGGTTGTTGTGTATATGCAAATGAAGGGTATTTTGTATGAAAATATAGATACACAAACAGTGCTTGCTGTATGTGCTGGAGGAGAAAGTTGGGACACCTTTGTTGCGGACACGGTGGCACGGGGTCTTTCGGGTCTAGAAAACCTCTCGGGTATTCCTGGAAGTGTTGGAGCATCACCTGTGCAAAATATAGGAGCCTATGGTGTTGAGGTTGGTGCTCATATTGCATACGTTGAAGTGTTTGACACACGCACACTCGTGAGCAAAAAACTTTCTTGCAATGAATGTCGTTTTGGATATCGTGACAGTATTTTTAAATCAGAAAAAGGAAAGTCATACACAGTAACCCGAGTTGCATATACACTTTCAAAAAACTTTACCCCCTCAATGGAGTATAAAGATGTGTCCCTCTTTTTTTCCAAAAAGGGTACACTGCCTCAAAATCCATCGAATATTCGTGAAGCGGTTCTTCAGATACGAGCGCAAAAATTTCCCGACATGAGCATATTTGGCACCGCGGGCTCATTTTTTAAAAATCCAATCATTGCAAAAGGTGTGTATGAGTCCTTGTTGCAAAAGTATCCTGAAATGCCAAGTTTTCCTGTTGATTCTGTGCGCGTAAAGATCCCCCTTGCCTGGGTGCTTGATGAAGTCTGTAATTTTAAGGGTTTTAAAGAGGGCCGAGTATTTCTTTTTGAACAACAGCCGTTAGTATTGGTGACAGAACATGGCGCAACCGCTGATGAAGTGTACACATTTGCGGAGCACATAGGAGAAATTGTTTTTGAAAAAACAGGAATTCAAATTGAAAAAGAGGTTGTGATGATGAAATAA